A region from the Halomarina litorea genome encodes:
- a CDS encoding cupredoxin domain-containing protein produces the protein MTTYTRRRTLALSGSALVAAVGGGCLDASEMVTTVELRATEEGWVGETPEAIRGATNPTLALKTGETYELVWLNEDGATHKLALLDEKGEVVHDSKTAKERGEQRTVAFRAEPKLVAYHDHYHPETLKGEVSVGGSGVTANES, from the coding sequence ATGACGACCTACACCAGACGCCGAACGCTCGCGCTCTCGGGGAGCGCACTCGTCGCCGCCGTCGGCGGCGGCTGTCTCGACGCGAGCGAGATGGTGACGACCGTCGAACTCCGGGCCACCGAGGAGGGCTGGGTCGGCGAGACGCCCGAGGCGATTCGCGGGGCGACCAACCCCACCCTCGCGCTGAAGACCGGCGAGACGTACGAACTCGTCTGGCTCAACGAGGACGGCGCGACCCACAAGCTCGCCCTCCTCGACGAGAAGGGGGAGGTCGTCCACGACTCGAAGACGGCGAAAGAGCGGGGCGAACAGCGGACCGTCGCCTTCCGGGCCGAACCGAAACTCGTCGCCTACCACGACCACTACCACCCGGAGACGCTCAAAGGCGAGGTGTCGGTAGGCGGGTCGGGCGTGACCGCGAACGAGTCGTGA
- a CDS encoding formate/nitrite transporter family protein, giving the protein MGSEELDTPRHYENILELQIEEGLAELERPAFGQFLSALSCGLNLGISVFGLLAVTTVLGSVMGEGVTHLVKSLVYTFGFVLTIMAQTELFTEHTTLAVLPVLDGEAGLGDLGQLWGLVYAGNIVGGALFAGFLVVAGPELHLVDTAAFVSTARTFIDLSTVGVFTGAILAGWLMGLLSWVLTSVRDSVSRILVIVVCTFPIGFGHLPHCVAGNIEVVAGMLAGADVSLAQWAQFLGVTTVGNVVGGVVFVTLLNYSHVVYGTEGEDAAITD; this is encoded by the coding sequence ATGGGTTCGGAGGAGCTGGACACCCCCAGACACTACGAGAACATCCTCGAGTTGCAGATCGAGGAGGGGCTGGCGGAGCTGGAGCGGCCGGCGTTCGGCCAGTTCCTCTCGGCGCTCTCCTGCGGTCTCAACCTCGGTATCAGCGTCTTCGGCCTGCTCGCGGTCACGACGGTGCTCGGGAGCGTCATGGGCGAGGGCGTCACCCACCTGGTGAAGTCGCTCGTCTACACCTTCGGGTTCGTCCTGACCATCATGGCCCAGACCGAGTTGTTCACCGAGCACACGACGCTCGCGGTCCTCCCGGTCCTCGATGGGGAGGCCGGACTCGGGGACCTCGGCCAGTTGTGGGGGCTCGTCTACGCCGGTAACATCGTCGGCGGCGCGCTGTTCGCCGGCTTCCTCGTCGTCGCCGGCCCGGAACTCCACCTCGTCGACACCGCGGCGTTCGTCTCGACCGCGCGCACGTTCATCGACCTCTCGACGGTGGGCGTGTTCACCGGCGCCATCCTCGCCGGCTGGCTGATGGGCCTGCTCTCGTGGGTCCTCACGTCGGTCCGCGACTCGGTCAGTCGCATCCTCGTCATCGTCGTCTGTACGTTCCCCATCGGCTTCGGCCACCTGCCCCACTGCGTCGCGGGGAACATCGAAGTCGTCGCCGGGATGCTCGCCGGCGCGGACGTCTCGCTGGCCCAGTGGGCGCAGTTCCTCGGCGTGACGACGGTCGGGAACGTCGTCGGGGGCGTCGTCTTCGTGACGCTCCTGAACTACAGCCACGTCGTCTACGGGACGGAAGGCGAGGACGCGGCCATCACGGACTGA
- a CDS encoding CocE/NonD family hydrolase: MTHERRDDDGPGGVGRRGVLRGLALAALAGAGTESVRAAANDGAGYDQRPVSIDSFDGTTLAGSLYEPTGPGPFPAMLMTHGWGGDHTSERVRRLADLYASNGYVVLAYDSRGFGESGGGVGVDGPNEVGDARALVSWLAEYDSVANDGPDDPKVGMDNVSYAGGIQLNTAAVDDRIDAIVPRWAWNDLPYALAPNGVIKAGWDTLLFATGVTGARGVTSGDGYPQEEDILNGLDLEVYEANLLGSATNEFPEESTEYYRARSPSTKLDGVDTPTLVISGWPDTLFVPNEALWNYGGLRERGVETRLVLFEGGHTLTDAAGSDQRSVLDDAALAWVDEHVAGRGPADLPPVTFYEVQSGEWRTTSDVPPGNAGAETFDLADAGSGVSLGDSTLVANSVAPTSTSQLSLENGDHVPGTAADFDFTLDSETEVFGAPALSLTLDAVGTEAHLYAKVYRVVDGEATLIDNQVTPLRFDGPGRHEVDVEMTAFQRRFAAGETLRVTLATTDGGFYNSRECAGVNVRHAPGESTVTFPVVGATGDPPDVPGMTPETPGGRPSG; encoded by the coding sequence GTGACACACGAGCGACGGGACGACGACGGACCGGGCGGCGTCGGGAGACGGGGCGTTCTCAGGGGACTCGCCCTCGCGGCGCTGGCCGGTGCAGGGACCGAGAGCGTCCGGGCCGCGGCGAACGACGGCGCGGGGTACGACCAGCGACCCGTGAGTATCGACTCCTTCGACGGGACGACACTGGCGGGGAGCCTCTACGAACCGACCGGGCCGGGACCGTTCCCGGCCATGCTGATGACCCACGGGTGGGGCGGCGACCACACGAGCGAACGGGTCCGGCGGCTGGCAGACCTGTACGCCTCCAACGGCTACGTCGTCCTCGCGTACGACTCGCGGGGGTTCGGCGAGTCGGGCGGGGGCGTCGGCGTCGACGGGCCGAACGAGGTGGGCGACGCCCGGGCGCTCGTCTCGTGGCTCGCCGAGTACGACTCGGTGGCGAACGACGGCCCCGACGACCCGAAGGTGGGCATGGACAACGTCTCCTACGCGGGCGGCATCCAGTTGAACACCGCCGCCGTCGATGACCGCATCGACGCCATCGTCCCGCGGTGGGCGTGGAACGACCTCCCCTACGCGCTGGCACCCAACGGCGTCATCAAGGCCGGGTGGGACACCCTCCTGTTTGCCACCGGCGTCACCGGAGCGCGCGGGGTCACCTCCGGCGACGGCTACCCGCAGGAGGAGGACATCCTGAACGGCCTCGACCTCGAAGTGTACGAGGCGAACCTGCTCGGGTCCGCGACGAACGAGTTCCCCGAGGAATCGACCGAGTACTACCGCGCCCGGTCGCCCTCGACGAAACTCGACGGCGTCGACACCCCGACGCTGGTGATTTCGGGGTGGCCCGACACGTTGTTCGTCCCGAACGAGGCCCTGTGGAACTACGGTGGCCTCAGAGAGCGGGGCGTCGAGACGCGCCTCGTCCTCTTCGAGGGAGGTCACACGCTGACCGACGCCGCCGGTTCCGACCAGCGTTCCGTCCTCGACGACGCCGCCCTCGCGTGGGTGGACGAACACGTCGCGGGGCGGGGACCGGCGGACCTCCCGCCGGTGACGTTCTACGAGGTGCAGTCGGGCGAGTGGCGAACGACGAGCGACGTCCCGCCGGGGAACGCCGGGGCGGAGACGTTCGACCTCGCGGACGCTGGTTCGGGCGTCTCGCTCGGCGACTCGACGCTCGTGGCGAACAGCGTCGCGCCCACCTCCACGAGTCAACTCTCGCTGGAGAACGGCGACCACGTCCCCGGTACGGCGGCGGACTTCGACTTTACCCTCGACTCCGAGACGGAGGTGTTCGGCGCGCCGGCCCTCTCGCTCACCCTCGACGCCGTCGGGACGGAGGCGCACCTCTACGCCAAGGTGTACCGGGTGGTCGACGGCGAGGCCACCCTGATAGACAACCAGGTGACGCCTCTCCGGTTCGACGGCCCCGGCCGTCACGAGGTGGACGTGGAGATGACGGCCTTCCAGCGGCGGTTCGCGGCCGGCGAGACCCTCCGGGTGACGCTGGCGACGACTGACGGCGGGTTCTACAACTCGCGGGAGTGTGCGGGGGTCAACGTCCGCCACGCGCCGGGCGAGTCCACGGTCACGTTCCCCGTCGTCGGCGCGACGGGAGACCCTCCCGACGTGCCGGGGATGACGCCGGAGACGCCCGGCGGTCGCCCGTCCGGGTAG
- the surE gene encoding 5'/3'-nucleotidase SurE has translation MHVLLTNDDGIEETGLLALHAALSDLPDVEVTVVAPADDQSAVGRSLSSRVAVDEAELGYAVHGTPADCVVAGIQSLVPDVDLVVSGCNRGANLGQYTLGRSGTVSAAVEAAFFGRPAIAVSMYIPTGDEEFWSYSPDEDDYREAARATRFLVGEAFEAGVFEEADYLNVNAPLARDGTESAMEVTDPSTVYEMDAEYDDGEVTLHDRIWERMAEGTIPDPDGTDRRAVFEGRISVSPLTAPHTIRHHEALDALASEF, from the coding sequence GACGGCATCGAGGAGACGGGTCTGCTGGCGCTGCACGCCGCACTCTCCGACCTCCCCGACGTGGAGGTGACCGTCGTCGCCCCCGCCGACGACCAGAGCGCCGTCGGCCGGTCGCTCTCCTCTCGCGTCGCCGTCGACGAGGCCGAACTCGGCTACGCCGTCCACGGGACGCCCGCCGACTGCGTCGTCGCCGGCATCCAGTCGCTCGTCCCCGACGTGGACCTCGTCGTCTCGGGGTGCAACCGGGGGGCGAACCTCGGCCAGTACACCCTCGGCCGGTCGGGAACCGTCAGCGCCGCCGTCGAGGCGGCCTTCTTCGGGCGTCCCGCCATCGCCGTCTCCATGTACATCCCGACGGGCGACGAGGAGTTCTGGTCGTACTCGCCCGACGAGGACGACTACCGCGAGGCCGCCCGCGCGACCCGCTTTCTCGTCGGCGAGGCGTTCGAGGCGGGCGTCTTCGAGGAGGCCGACTACCTGAACGTGAACGCCCCGCTGGCCCGCGACGGGACCGAGAGCGCGATGGAGGTGACGGACCCCTCGACGGTGTACGAGATGGACGCCGAGTACGACGACGGCGAGGTGACGCTCCACGACCGCATCTGGGAGCGCATGGCCGAGGGGACCATCCCGGACCCCGACGGCACCGACCGTCGGGCGGTCTTCGAGGGTCGGATCAGCGTCTCGCCGCTGACCGCCCCGCACACGATTCGCCACCACGAGGCGCTGGACGCACTGGCGAGCGAGTTCTGA